In Blastopirellula sp. J2-11, a single genomic region encodes these proteins:
- a CDS encoding NPCBM/NEW2 domain-containing protein yields MNCIPLIMIAASTLSAINVDVETLDGRTMHGELRQLSADEIGLRTSVGDETFPYDSLMRVDFPGEETSPESGGALLQLADGSRLEVKNFILENRKFIVTSQNFDLFEVPATALRMLRLDGDQRSFDKRWDQLLEEKILGDAVVIRRGDDLSYQEAIIQSIIDGKASIQLDELEAKIPLSKMAGLLFYQRNNRKLATPICKLELQDGGVIFAGKIMLDEQLLQIESVSGGKFAVALAALKAIDFAAGNIIPLTDLSPDQDAWTSFIPSNLSRDQLSLIYAPDVRTGSAAQPLELSLAGEAKSFANGIALHAHTELTYLLPEDVRQFYAFAGLPAGASGPLQLTITADKTVLVDQVLDENQTSLDIHGDVRGARRLKIVVDFAGNGDLGDRVYLCQPRLIK; encoded by the coding sequence GTGAATTGCATTCCGCTCATCATGATCGCAGCATCCACGTTATCGGCGATCAACGTCGATGTCGAAACGCTGGACGGTCGCACCATGCACGGAGAGTTGCGTCAACTCTCGGCGGATGAGATCGGTCTGCGCACGAGCGTTGGCGACGAGACCTTTCCGTACGATTCGTTGATGCGGGTTGATTTCCCTGGCGAAGAAACCTCGCCGGAGTCGGGCGGCGCGTTGCTGCAATTGGCCGATGGTTCGCGTCTGGAGGTGAAAAACTTTATCCTCGAGAATCGCAAGTTCATCGTCACGTCTCAAAACTTCGACTTGTTCGAAGTTCCGGCGACTGCTTTGCGCATGCTGCGACTCGATGGCGACCAGCGTTCGTTCGATAAGCGTTGGGATCAATTGCTAGAAGAAAAGATTCTGGGAGACGCCGTCGTCATTCGCCGCGGCGATGACCTCTCGTATCAAGAAGCGATCATTCAATCGATCATTGATGGCAAAGCGTCGATTCAGCTCGATGAGCTGGAGGCCAAAATCCCGCTCAGCAAAATGGCCGGGCTCCTCTTCTACCAACGTAACAACCGCAAACTAGCGACGCCGATCTGCAAGCTTGAACTGCAAGATGGCGGAGTGATCTTCGCCGGCAAAATCATGCTGGACGAACAGTTATTGCAGATCGAATCGGTCTCTGGCGGCAAGTTCGCAGTCGCGCTCGCGGCGCTCAAAGCGATCGACTTCGCCGCCGGCAACATTATTCCGCTGACCGATCTCTCGCCCGATCAAGACGCATGGACGAGCTTTATTCCCTCTAACTTGTCGCGTGACCAGCTCTCGCTGATCTATGCACCCGATGTCCGAACCGGCTCGGCCGCTCAGCCGCTCGAGCTCTCGCTGGCTGGCGAAGCGAAATCGTTCGCCAACGGCATCGCGCTGCATGCACACACCGAGCTGACCTATCTGCTTCCAGAAGATGTGCGGCAGTTTTATGCGTTCGCCGGTTTACCAGCAGGGGCGAGCGGTCCCTTGCAACTGACGATCACGGCCGACAAAACGGTGCTGGTCGACCAAGTGCTGGATGAGAATCAAACGTCTCTCGATATACACGGCGACGTTCGGGGCGCCCGACGTCTGAAAATTGTCGTCGACTTCGCCGGCAACGGCGATTTAGGGGACCGCGTTTATCTGTGCCAACCACGGCTGATTAAATGA
- a CDS encoding Gfo/Idh/MocA family protein — MNLKPDAKKAGKENFNEAVGVNRRDFLKGVIAAGAVSGGGLGAMYFGYSKVENPVRIGVIGTGDEGSVLIGALNPDYVQVVAISDIRPYNVHRAFHGDHSSEAAYSARRGLMNVYGWKTEEEARQHVKVYEDYHDLLADDSIEGIICATPLFLHHPVVMDSLKSGKHVLTEKLMAHNITQCKQMGRAANEADLHLATGHQRHYSVLYDNAVNLLQWGLLGEIHHIRAQWHRGNLPGADSWSQPLPGGEVNANGKLVDKILDGMKKFEKAHANGKDGDPSTLAKNWAMYEQYKAWNEDRNIKPENFGYQEFELADGRKISAMEELCRWRLWDRTGGGLMAELGSHQLDAASIFISAMRKQKDGKKVHPLTVHATGGRQTFPYDRDADDHVYCTFEFPGPGYDANEVGYYDQFRDYPNKEKGVPSYEQDPNKKVVVTYSSINGNGYGGYGEVVMGTKGTLILETEKDIMLLKNGSTSNVKVKDSKDGPTMDTQASGAPTQAANIASAATSGPVSRGYTEEIEHWAYCIRNPAPENKPKCHPEVAMGDAVIALTARLAIQRSNQGKGGYVQFKPEWFDLNSDATPEEDLA, encoded by the coding sequence ATGAACCTGAAGCCTGACGCCAAAAAGGCGGGTAAAGAAAACTTCAACGAAGCGGTCGGTGTGAATCGGCGCGACTTTTTGAAAGGGGTCATCGCCGCCGGCGCCGTCTCTGGCGGTGGTCTGGGAGCGATGTACTTTGGCTATAGCAAGGTCGAAAACCCGGTGCGTATCGGCGTGATCGGCACCGGCGACGAAGGGAGCGTGCTGATCGGCGCGCTCAATCCTGACTATGTGCAGGTCGTCGCGATCTCGGACATTCGCCCATACAACGTCCATCGCGCTTTTCATGGCGATCATTCCAGCGAAGCCGCTTACTCGGCTCGTCGCGGTTTGATGAACGTCTACGGTTGGAAGACCGAAGAAGAAGCTCGTCAGCATGTGAAAGTCTATGAAGACTATCACGATCTGCTGGCCGATGATTCGATTGAAGGGATCATCTGCGCGACCCCGCTCTTTTTGCATCATCCGGTTGTGATGGACTCGCTGAAGTCGGGCAAACACGTGCTGACCGAAAAGCTGATGGCCCACAACATCACGCAGTGCAAACAGATGGGCCGCGCCGCCAACGAAGCCGACCTGCATCTGGCGACCGGTCACCAACGTCACTACAGCGTGCTGTATGACAATGCGGTCAACCTGCTGCAATGGGGTTTGCTGGGTGAAATTCACCACATTCGCGCCCAATGGCATCGCGGCAACTTGCCTGGCGCCGATAGCTGGAGCCAACCGCTGCCCGGCGGCGAAGTGAACGCCAACGGCAAGCTGGTCGACAAGATCCTCGACGGCATGAAGAAGTTTGAAAAGGCTCACGCCAACGGGAAAGATGGCGATCCTTCGACGCTGGCCAAGAACTGGGCGATGTACGAGCAGTACAAAGCTTGGAACGAAGACCGCAACATCAAGCCTGAGAACTTCGGTTACCAAGAGTTTGAACTGGCCGACGGCCGCAAGATCTCGGCGATGGAAGAACTTTGCCGTTGGCGCTTGTGGGACCGTACCGGCGGCGGCTTGATGGCCGAACTGGGAAGTCACCAACTGGACGCGGCGTCGATCTTTATCAGCGCGATGCGGAAGCAAAAGGATGGCAAGAAGGTTCACCCGCTGACGGTTCACGCCACCGGGGGACGCCAGACCTTCCCGTACGATCGCGATGCGGACGATCACGTCTATTGCACGTTCGAGTTCCCGGGACCAGGTTACGACGCGAACGAGGTCGGTTACTACGACCAGTTCCGTGACTACCCCAACAAGGAAAAAGGGGTTCCATCGTACGAGCAGGATCCGAACAAGAAGGTCGTCGTCACCTACTCTTCGATCAACGGAAACGGCTACGGCGGTTACGGCGAAGTGGTGATGGGGACGAAGGGAACGCTGATTCTGGAGACAGAAAAGGATATCATGCTGCTCAAGAATGGCTCGACCTCGAACGTCAAAGTCAAAGACAGCAAAGATGGCCCGACGATGGATACCCAAGCGAGCGGCGCTCCGACGCAAGCCGCCAACATCGCCAGCGCGGCGACTTCGGGCCCGGTCAGCCGTGGTTATACCGAAGAGATCGAGCACTGGGCTTACTGCATCCGGAACCCTGCTCCGGAAAACAAGCCGAAGTGTCACCCGGAAGTCGCGATGGGCGACGCGGTGATCGCGCTGACGGCTCGCCTGGCGATTCAACGGTCGAACCAAGGCAAAGGTGGTTATGTTCAGTTCAAGCCGGAATGGTTCGACCTGAACAGCGATGCGACGCCGGAAGAAGACCTCGCCTAG
- a CDS encoding TQO small subunit DoxD — protein MLTIVIIVALRLVIGWHFFMEGSKKIKSGDFSSAGFLRNAKGPLAGYFRNLSNDPDGKLRLDRDRVLQYWNFYRDQANQQFGLDEAGQKKTQRTYSIYVNRIDSYMADKREEMDEYFLEVERLAKARSKPESSELQYEQERLAKKDSELFGKMNGWTKDVKKMQDEYVEDLNRIGRMAGATSTFSVRDPNQMPIDVVVTYVVFGSGVLLILGLFTRIAALAAAGFLLQVMAAQWPGAIGAEPVYNQSVEFVSLLLLAAVGAGRFAGLDFILGAMFRRCCAPTTSPTEGE, from the coding sequence ATGCTGACGATTGTAATTATCGTCGCGCTTCGCTTAGTCATCGGCTGGCACTTCTTTATGGAAGGGTCCAAGAAGATCAAGTCCGGCGATTTTTCGTCGGCTGGTTTTTTGCGCAACGCCAAGGGACCGCTGGCCGGCTATTTTCGGAACTTGAGCAATGATCCCGACGGTAAATTGCGTCTCGATCGCGATCGCGTGCTCCAATATTGGAATTTCTATCGCGACCAGGCGAACCAACAATTTGGCCTGGATGAAGCCGGCCAGAAGAAAACGCAGCGGACGTACAGCATCTACGTCAATCGGATCGATTCGTACATGGCCGACAAACGGGAAGAAATGGACGAATACTTCCTGGAAGTTGAACGGTTGGCCAAGGCCCGCTCGAAACCAGAAAGCAGCGAACTGCAGTACGAGCAGGAGCGATTGGCCAAGAAAGATAGTGAGCTGTTCGGTAAAATGAATGGTTGGACGAAGGACGTCAAAAAGATGCAGGATGAGTACGTGGAGGATTTGAATCGTATTGGCCGCATGGCCGGAGCGACTTCGACCTTCTCGGTCCGCGATCCGAACCAAATGCCGATTGATGTCGTAGTAACCTATGTCGTATTCGGCAGCGGCGTTCTCCTTATCCTGGGATTGTTTACCCGGATCGCTGCGCTGGCCGCGGCTGGATTCCTGTTGCAAGTGATGGCCGCCCAATGGCCCGGTGCGATCGGCGCCGAGCCGGTTTACAACCAATCAGTCGAATTCGTCTCCCTCCTACTTTTGGCCGCAGTCGGCGCTGGTCGATTCGCCGGTCTTGATTTCATCCTCGGCGCGATGTTCCGCCGGTGTTGCGCTCCAACCACATCTCCAACCGAAGGGGAGTAA
- a CDS encoding DUF423 domain-containing protein, with translation MLRLNLIAGSLFGMIAVLGAPIFGESVVAKFNADLVEKATPMPGRTYPNGEQGSETMEISAIDRQESEQRLARYQSGIQYLFYSALALIGLGVINGGVRCQQVGGTAFVFGSVIYSGGLSIGALLSEPTLVILTPVGAMLLLLGWGALLVASIQAGCRTVQPA, from the coding sequence ATGTTGCGGTTGAACTTAATTGCCGGCTCGCTCTTCGGCATGATCGCCGTCCTCGGCGCCCCGATCTTCGGCGAAAGCGTCGTAGCGAAGTTCAACGCAGACCTGGTGGAGAAAGCGACGCCAATGCCGGGGCGCACTTACCCGAACGGCGAGCAAGGAAGTGAGACGATGGAGATCAGCGCGATTGATCGCCAGGAAAGCGAGCAGCGGCTGGCAAGATATCAATCGGGTATTCAATATCTCTTCTACAGCGCGCTTGCCTTGATCGGGCTGGGAGTAATCAACGGCGGCGTTCGTTGCCAACAGGTTGGCGGAACGGCGTTTGTTTTCGGCAGCGTGATCTATAGCGGCGGCCTTTCGATCGGCGCATTGCTGAGCGAACCTACGCTTGTCATCCTAACGCCTGTCGGGGCGATGCTGCTGCTGCTCGGCTGGGGAGCGCTGCTTGTCGCTTCCATCCAAGCGGGCTGCCGAACCGTTCAGCCCGCTTAG
- a CDS encoding sugar phosphate isomerase/epimerase family protein, producing MAKWPLGVFASIDAGLGVQLSVAEELGVPTIQLQAPSKESRTSENAAKFLATLAAMDITLTCVFGGFEGESYADIPTTKETVGLVPPATRAERLAEMKEIADFARVLDCDVIGLHVGFIPHDTADPMFAEVVAVTQELCDHCEANEQALHLETGQESAEGLLGFIAAVDRPNLRVNFDPANMILYGTGNPIEALKMVGKHVGSVHCKDAKWSDEPGVTWGSETPLGEGDVGMEEFLRTVKEIGYTGPLTIEREIPQEPERQKAEIGAAVELLTALRTKIG from the coding sequence GTGGCAAAATGGCCCTTAGGCGTCTTCGCCAGCATTGATGCGGGACTAGGCGTACAGTTGTCAGTCGCCGAAGAGTTAGGCGTGCCGACGATTCAGTTGCAGGCTCCTTCCAAAGAATCGCGTACTTCGGAAAACGCCGCTAAGTTTCTGGCGACCCTCGCGGCGATGGACATCACCCTGACCTGCGTCTTTGGCGGGTTTGAAGGAGAAAGCTACGCCGACATCCCCACCACCAAAGAAACGGTCGGGCTCGTTCCGCCGGCGACCCGCGCTGAGCGGTTGGCCGAGATGAAAGAGATCGCCGACTTCGCGCGCGTCCTTGATTGCGACGTGATCGGCTTGCATGTCGGATTCATTCCGCACGATACGGCTGATCCGATGTTCGCCGAAGTTGTCGCCGTGACCCAAGAGTTGTGCGATCACTGCGAAGCTAATGAGCAGGCGCTGCACTTAGAGACGGGACAAGAGTCAGCCGAGGGCTTGCTGGGCTTTATCGCCGCCGTCGACCGGCCCAACTTGCGCGTCAATTTTGATCCGGCCAACATGATCCTGTATGGAACCGGCAACCCGATCGAAGCGCTGAAAATGGTCGGCAAGCATGTCGGCAGCGTTCACTGCAAAGACGCGAAGTGGTCCGATGAGCCAGGCGTGACCTGGGGATCCGAAACGCCGCTGGGCGAAGGGGACGTCGGCATGGAAGAGTTTCTGCGAACCGTCAAAGAGATCGGTTACACCGGCCCACTGACGATCGAACGCGAAATTCCGCAAGAGCCGGAACGGCAAAAGGCTGAGATCGGCGCCGCCGTCGAACTGCTTACCGCGCTTCGGACGAAGATCGGCTAA
- a CDS encoding PDZ domain-containing protein, whose amino-acid sequence MNKKYSLAMLGVALGFFASLSAVIQGAEDLNTLEQKALREAVEVVAPSVIQIETVGGLEKVGDQLAGGGPCSALVVSADGYLLSSSYNFVHEPTSILASLPGGKRTSAKIIARDHSRNLVLLKINAEEPLPVPTFVPRDDLRVGQWTIAVGKSFSPVDANASIGVLSALHRVWGKAIQSDAKISPNNYGGALIDIHGRVIGVITSLSPQATGPQAGADWYDSGIGFAVPLTEMQPRLEKLMQGEDLRQGLLGISLKGNDIMADRPEIGAVRYNSPAQESGILAGDIITAIQGRQVVNHAQMKHQLEPMYAGDEVALTLQRGDDSVEVKATLTAVLVPYAHPFLGILPVRDAEGIVVRDVLADSPAATAGLTAGDVIVRVNDKPATTVDELRTQISALEPDTAIQLVYRRGEEEKNAEITLATLPTSVPGELPAAWSKEVEQPAQPPQTGEVEVRLAEEPNAAFAWIPDDYHADRRYSLLVLLQEPGDVDKQATIDAWKAVCKQSGAILLSVSPASKERWTPSETGVVRKCIEQLAGKYNIAPGRTALVGVRSGGAMAYMVAFENREAIAGVVTLAAPIPRGVQPPDNDPLHRLAIFTLYDDMSPQAAQLKKLDEALAKMKFPVVHRSAAKGADKLTDDDRTAITRWLDSLDRI is encoded by the coding sequence ATGAATAAGAAATACTCGCTCGCAATGCTGGGGGTCGCCCTCGGTTTCTTCGCGTCCCTGTCGGCGGTCATCCAAGGGGCGGAAGATCTCAATACGCTCGAACAGAAAGCGCTGCGCGAAGCGGTCGAAGTTGTCGCCCCCTCGGTCATTCAGATCGAAACGGTCGGCGGCCTCGAAAAAGTTGGCGATCAACTCGCCGGCGGCGGCCCATGCAGTGCGTTGGTCGTTTCGGCCGACGGCTACCTGCTTTCCAGCAGTTATAACTTCGTCCATGAACCGACCTCTATTTTGGCGTCGCTACCCGGCGGCAAACGCACCTCGGCTAAAATCATCGCCCGCGATCACAGTCGCAACCTGGTGCTGTTGAAGATCAACGCCGAAGAGCCGCTGCCGGTACCCACATTTGTTCCTCGCGACGACCTTCGCGTCGGCCAATGGACGATCGCTGTCGGCAAGTCGTTTTCGCCGGTCGACGCGAACGCTTCAATCGGCGTGCTCAGCGCGCTGCATCGCGTCTGGGGCAAAGCGATTCAATCGGACGCCAAAATCTCACCGAACAACTACGGCGGCGCGCTGATCGACATTCATGGTCGCGTCATCGGCGTCATCACGTCGCTATCGCCGCAAGCGACCGGTCCTCAGGCAGGCGCCGACTGGTATGACTCTGGCATCGGCTTCGCGGTTCCCCTGACCGAGATGCAGCCCCGCCTAGAAAAGTTGATGCAGGGAGAAGACCTCCGGCAAGGCTTGCTGGGAATCAGTCTGAAGGGGAACGACATCATGGCCGATCGCCCCGAGATCGGAGCGGTTCGCTACAATTCACCCGCTCAAGAGTCGGGTATCCTTGCCGGCGACATCATCACCGCCATCCAAGGGCGCCAGGTTGTTAACCATGCTCAAATGAAACACCAGCTCGAACCGATGTACGCCGGCGACGAGGTCGCTTTGACCTTGCAGCGCGGCGATGATTCGGTCGAAGTCAAAGCGACGCTGACCGCGGTGCTAGTGCCGTACGCTCATCCGTTTCTCGGCATCTTGCCGGTGCGCGACGCCGAAGGAATCGTCGTCCGCGACGTGCTAGCCGATAGCCCCGCCGCAACGGCTGGCCTGACGGCCGGTGATGTGATCGTGCGAGTCAACGACAAACCGGCGACGACCGTTGATGAGTTGCGAACTCAGATCTCGGCCTTGGAGCCGGATACGGCGATCCAACTGGTCTACCGGCGCGGCGAAGAAGAAAAGAACGCCGAGATCACTTTGGCGACCTTGCCGACCAGCGTGCCTGGCGAATTGCCGGCGGCTTGGTCGAAAGAAGTAGAGCAACCAGCCCAACCGCCGCAGACCGGCGAAGTCGAAGTTCGCTTGGCCGAAGAGCCGAACGCGGCGTTTGCCTGGATCCCAGACGACTATCACGCCGATCGCCGCTACAGCTTGCTCGTTCTGCTGCAAGAACCAGGCGACGTCGATAAGCAAGCGACGATCGACGCGTGGAAAGCGGTTTGTAAACAGTCCGGCGCCATTCTCCTGTCGGTGTCGCCGGCGTCGAAAGAGCGCTGGACGCCGTCCGAAACCGGCGTCGTGCGCAAATGCATCGAACAGTTGGCCGGCAAATACAATATCGCCCCAGGCCGCACGGCGCTGGTCGGCGTTCGCAGCGGCGGTGCGATGGCCTACATGGTCGCCTTTGAAAACCGAGAAGCGATCGCCGGCGTCGTCACCTTGGCCGCGCCCATTCCGCGCGGCGTGCAACCTCCTGATAATGACCCGCTTCATCGTCTCGCAATTTTTACGCTCTACGACGACATGTCGCCGCAAGCGGCGCAGTTGAAGAAGCTGGATGAAGCGCTCGCCAAGATGAAGTTCCCCGTCGTCCATCGCAGCGCGGCCAAAGGCGCCGACAAGCTGACCGATGACGATCGTACTGCGATCACTCGCTGGCTTGATTCGCTCGATCGAATCTAA
- a CDS encoding S1C family serine protease — protein sequence MNRSPFVIALTLSLGLLTSAAQAESSLAKTIRGVQPRIVKIFGAGGLRGLESYQSGFVISPEGHILTVWSYVLDSSVITIVANDGRRFTAELVGADPELEVAVLKVDADDLPFFNLDESVELTSGQRVLTFSNLYGIATGDEPASVLHGYITAITDLQGRRSAAEVRYKGPVYVVDAMTNNPGAAGGALTDQQGQIAGVLGKEIRNASNNVWLNYSIPIRELQNSVEDILSGRFRPRSRDENQNRPMQPITLAQLGLILLPDVLPKTPPFVERVAPESPAETAGLRPNDLVMFVERRLISSQRDLREELTFIDRDDPVRLTLLRGDELIEVTLNE from the coding sequence ATGAACCGTAGCCCGTTTGTTATTGCGCTGACCCTTTCGCTCGGCTTGCTGACCTCGGCCGCGCAGGCCGAGTCTTCGCTTGCGAAAACCATTCGCGGCGTGCAGCCTCGAATCGTCAAGATCTTTGGCGCCGGCGGTCTACGCGGTTTGGAATCGTACCAGAGCGGCTTCGTGATTTCGCCGGAAGGACACATCCTGACGGTCTGGAGCTACGTGCTTGATTCGAGCGTCATCACCATTGTCGCCAACGATGGTCGCCGTTTTACGGCCGAACTGGTCGGCGCCGATCCCGAACTGGAAGTCGCCGTCCTGAAAGTCGACGCCGACGACTTGCCCTTCTTCAACCTGGACGAGTCGGTCGAGCTCACCTCGGGACAGCGCGTTCTGACCTTCAGCAACTTGTACGGCATCGCTACCGGCGACGAACCGGCGAGCGTGCTGCATGGGTACATCACCGCAATCACCGACCTGCAAGGACGACGCAGCGCCGCCGAGGTTCGCTACAAAGGCCCGGTCTACGTCGTCGACGCGATGACCAACAACCCCGGCGCCGCCGGCGGAGCGTTGACCGATCAGCAAGGGCAAATCGCAGGCGTGCTAGGCAAAGAAATTCGCAATGCATCCAACAACGTTTGGCTCAACTATTCGATACCGATTCGTGAGCTGCAAAATTCGGTCGAAGATATCCTCAGCGGCCGATTTCGCCCTCGCTCTCGCGATGAAAATCAAAATCGTCCAATGCAGCCGATTACGCTGGCGCAACTTGGTTTGATCCTGCTGCCGGACGTGCTGCCGAAAACGCCGCCGTTTGTCGAACGTGTCGCGCCGGAATCGCCGGCCGAGACCGCCGGTTTGCGGCCCAACGACCTGGTGATGTTTGTCGAGCGGCGACTGATTTCTTCGCAGCGAGATCTGCGCGAAGAGCTAACCTTTATTGATCGGGACGATCCCGTCCGTCTGACGCTGCTTCGCGGCGACGAACTTATCGAAGTTACGCTTAATGAATAA
- a CDS encoding DUF1559 domain-containing protein: MQISWSDGRRRSAFTLVELLVVIAIIGVLIALLLPAVQQAREASRRISCSNNLKQLGLAMHNYHGTFQSFPYGQFNDQQLDEATQQPNRATWFVATLPFVEQSTMYDAIKGSMGTTPANEWDETSRKTVLSAFVCPSDPNGGKVGTDGFQGNYLGNAGVEALSQAEAAISATDNTGMNGLFFVKSHINFKDITDGTSNTLMFGEIRQSPQENCTIGNYWNGWGMETMFCAVFSKINTTSMDFVPFGAGADNPWRPTQQLPASAFTAYHLRSAHVGGVMATRADASVSFLPNTLSGQVYKDLLNRGDGSVVPPF, encoded by the coding sequence ATGCAGATCTCTTGGTCCGACGGACGCCGTCGTAGCGCTTTCACCTTGGTCGAGTTGTTGGTGGTCATCGCGATCATCGGCGTCTTGATCGCTCTGCTATTGCCGGCCGTGCAACAAGCACGAGAAGCGTCCCGCCGCATCAGCTGCAGCAACAACTTGAAGCAGTTGGGCTTGGCGATGCACAACTACCACGGCACGTTTCAGTCATTTCCGTATGGTCAGTTCAACGATCAACAGTTGGATGAGGCGACGCAGCAGCCGAATCGCGCTACCTGGTTCGTGGCGACGCTGCCGTTCGTAGAGCAGTCGACCATGTACGACGCGATCAAGGGATCGATGGGGACGACGCCGGCCAATGAGTGGGACGAAACATCGCGTAAGACGGTCTTGAGCGCCTTTGTCTGCCCGTCGGATCCCAATGGCGGAAAGGTCGGCACGGACGGTTTTCAGGGGAACTATCTCGGCAACGCCGGCGTGGAAGCTCTGTCTCAAGCAGAGGCGGCTATATCGGCGACCGACAATACCGGTATGAACGGCTTGTTCTTTGTGAAATCACACATCAATTTCAAGGATATCACTGACGGCACTAGCAATACCTTGATGTTCGGCGAGATTCGTCAAAGCCCTCAAGAGAATTGCACGATCGGCAATTACTGGAACGGCTGGGGAATGGAGACGATGTTCTGCGCGGTGTTTAGTAAAATCAACACGACTTCTATGGACTTTGTTCCTTTCGGGGCCGGAGCCGACAATCCATGGCGGCCCACGCAACAGCTGCCGGCGAGTGCATTTACGGCATATCACCTTCGCAGCGCACATGTCGGGGGCGTAATGGCGACCCGTGCAGACGCATCTGTTTCGTTTCTGCCGAATACGCTTAGCGGCCAAGTGTATAAGGATCTGTTGAATCGCGGTGACGGTTCGGTAGTCCCCCCGTTCTAA
- a CDS encoding S1C family serine protease, which yields MMRSIAYFTLCFAAAFLGTFASLDAAPPQEVLDAENARIAAVEKATRSAVCVFAGAAGGGSGVLISSDGYAVTNYHVADPAGSFMKCSLSDGQLYDAVIVGIDPVGDVALIKLQGRDDFPAAEIGDSDKVEVGDWCFAIGNPFLLATDMQPTVTWGMVSGVGRYQYPSGTLIEYTDCIQTDASINPGNSGGPLFNRDGQVIGINGRISIEKRGRVNVGVGYAISMNQVMNFLGYLKSGRVVDHATLGATVSTDSEGEVIVTNILDTSDAYRRGLRYGDELVSFGSKPVTTVNGFKNALGIYPRGWRVPVGFFRGGERHDIIVRLAGVHSREELLAKIQKSVAPPSPDGSHPEDHDEEAKPVSDELKKLFKARSGYANYHFNLEQRDRTWQAWKRGDDSSLDVWKVAGQLADGDAAQIELSPLKVTASVAGRDSTIEIEGDLTSKLEPAGSGGLLLALHAWQRLQLQGLEKFGEVSYLGTAPLDSIDERFDVLIGLYDAIETRFYFAPQTGDLIAMEMFPEADSDPCELRFQEYDDFEGVRLPTKIIIRRGDQIYNILHGLKWTLSSSEPKDAA from the coding sequence ATGATGCGTAGTATCGCCTATTTCACGCTCTGTTTCGCCGCGGCGTTTTTGGGAACGTTCGCGAGTCTTGATGCTGCGCCTCCCCAAGAGGTCTTAGACGCCGAGAACGCTCGGATCGCGGCGGTCGAAAAAGCGACCCGCTCTGCGGTTTGCGTTTTCGCCGGCGCCGCCGGCGGCGGCAGCGGAGTCTTGATCTCCAGTGACGGCTATGCGGTCACCAATTATCACGTCGCCGATCCTGCCGGATCGTTCATGAAGTGCAGCCTTTCGGATGGGCAATTGTATGACGCCGTCATCGTCGGTATCGATCCGGTCGGGGACGTCGCGCTGATCAAATTGCAAGGCCGCGACGATTTTCCAGCCGCAGAAATCGGCGATAGCGACAAAGTGGAAGTCGGCGATTGGTGCTTCGCCATCGGCAATCCCTTTTTACTGGCGACCGACATGCAGCCAACCGTCACCTGGGGCATGGTCTCCGGCGTCGGACGCTATCAGTACCCCAGCGGCACGTTGATTGAATACACCGATTGCATTCAGACCGACGCTTCGATCAACCCCGGCAACTCGGGCGGGCCCCTCTTCAATCGCGATGGCCAAGTGATCGGCATCAACGGCAGGATCTCGATCGAGAAGCGAGGACGCGTCAATGTCGGCGTCGGCTACGCAATTTCGATGAACCAGGTGATGAACTTCCTCGGTTACCTGAAAAGCGGCCGAGTCGTCGACCACGCAACCTTGGGCGCGACGGTTTCGACCGATTCCGAAGGCGAAGTGATCGTCACCAACATCCTGGACACGTCCGACGCCTATCGTCGCGGGCTCCGCTACGGCGACGAGCTTGTCTCGTTCGGCTCGAAACCGGTCACGACGGTCAACGGCTTTAAAAACGCACTCGGCATTTATCCGCGCGGCTGGCGCGTTCCGGTCGGCTTCTTCCGCGGCGGCGAACGGCATGACATTATCGTTCGCTTGGCGGGGGTCCATTCGCGGGAAGAACTGCTCGCCAAAATCCAAAAGTCGGTCGCTCCTCCAAGCCCCGATGGATCTCATCCGGAAGATCACGACGAAGAAGCGAAGCCGGTCTCGGATGAATTGAAAAAGCTGTTCAAAGCTCGCTCTGGCTACGCGAACTATCACTTCAATCTGGAGCAGCGTGACCGCACCTGGCAAGCCTGGAAGCGAGGAGACGATTCTTCCCTCGACGTCTGGAAAGTCGCCGGTCAACTAGCGGACGGCGACGCCGCGCAAATTGAATTGAGCCCGCTGAAGGTGACCGCTTCGGTCGCAGGCCGAGATTCGACGATCGAGATCGAAGGAGATTTGACCAGCAAGCTGGAACCTGCCGGGAGCGGCGGATTGCTGCTCGCGCTGCATGCTTGGCAGCGACTGCAATTGCAGGGCCTCGAAAAATTCGGCGAGGTCTCCTACTTAGGAACCGCGCCATTGGATTCGATCGACGAGCGATTCGACGTACTGATCGGGCTCTACGATGCGATCGAAACGCGTTTTTACTTCGCTCCCCAGACCGGCGATCTAATCGCGATGGAAATGTTCCCCGAAGCAGACTCGGATCCGTGCGAGCTCCGTTTCCAGGAGTATGACGATTTCGAGGGAGTCCGGCTGCCAACCAAAATCATCATTCGCCGCGGCGATCAGATTTACAATATCCTACATGGTCTGAAGTGGACCTTGTCGTCGTCCGAACCGAAGGATGCCGCATGA